TGGAGATGTTAATATACTCTCGAGCCTAAGAGAAAAACTTTCTATTTGAGTATCTAATTGGTAAAAAATGTCCATTAGACAAATAAACCAGCAGATGTTCAGAAAAAAAGCACAAATGGGCATTCTTTGTGTGCAATAGGTGCTGCTAATTTTAAGGCCTCTTGGAGGTAAAATGATAGTCTAAAGCCTGAGCAACTGGCTTTCTATGTGAGTAATTGATTGATCATCGTCGCCACTGATTTTGCATAGAGACACTAGAAAGAAATGTtagatgaagaaaaatagaatgaaTACTACCGGTTGTCTTAATCAACGcgttttcattttttccatcAATCTTCAGTTTAAACATTCCATGACATCTGAAATGATCACGCATAAAGTAATCCTATAGTAATGTTAAACCCTCCCCACATAGAAACCTTCCCAGTATCGATAATCCACCACCCTGACTACATCTCAAAGATAgccacacagagagagagagagagagagagcaagcaAGGATCTTGTAACTGATGGTGTAACTTTTTAAGTATTCATAACAGCAAAGCTGTAGCATATAGCCtaggagaaagatgaaaacaacAAGGTAAAGGGTTCTAAATAGCAACTTCTATGAACAATAAAGTACCGACAGACACTGTTTAGAATCGCCATCCACACGACAAAATAGGATCAATGGACCTCAGCCCAGCGATCACCAACTCAGTGGGAGGAAAAACTTTTTATGATGCATGAAACAATCAATTATAGGGGGGgccactaggggtgagcggttcccggttccttacaggttccgtctggaacctgcaacctaccctcgggtacaggttcctcattttttggaaccttaAACCTACCCGttagaaccaagaacctggaacctaccctgtcataGGTCGCCATTGGGAAAGATCTTAAGGAAAAGCTGTGTATGATGTTATAAGCCAACATTttcaggttccaacaggttctaaTGAGGTTAAAACAATAAAATCAGACTGCCTTTGTTTGAGCAACCGCACATAGCTTTGAGTAGAATCTAAAACCAAAAACATAGTAACTCATTTCCCGAAGAAAACTACGTAAACACAACCATAGAGCCCAGCATATCAGAAATATACCTTTTATTTTGGATTCtagtaatttgcttttcataaACACTACATCCCTTTACAAAAAAATGGGTGACAAATAAATTGTGAACAACAAAAAATGGAAGAATAGACAGTACTTGTCCCATTCAAGGAAGAAATCACAATGAACAGATAAATGGAGGAACTGTACAATGGGTTCAAGAATAAACTTACGACAAAGAGGGGACAATCGAGAGTTGAAGTTTCGTACTCCCCTAGTTAATTCCATACAACCTGGCCGAGgttcaaaagtgagaaaatgcCAGTAAATTACAGTTGATGCACAACAAGAAGATAACAACATGCTTTGTAATTAACACTTCCTTACATACCCTTTCAATTTATGGAGGTATGAGTACAAGAAAGAGATATCTTTCCCCAAATGCTTTTCAGGGCTTCAACCCCATAGCCACCACCTGTCACATCCATTTGtcttagaagaaaaaataacaacCATCTAATAGAAACACTGTaaaacatatatttttggaTAATAATCTACTATGTTAGATCTCAATTCGTACTTGACAGCTAAAAAAGCACAAGTACATCCACAGGCATGCCAAATAAACCTAGAATGACTCATTAACTACGTGAATTTAGGCTTTTAGCCAACCTGAAACtcatctttcatcccaatttgcACCCTCTAAAAACTTTACTACCACTGTTTTCAAACATATCAAAGCATAACATCTGTCTTTAGCAGCAACTATGTCACCAAAAGAGCTCATTGTGAGCAGACTCTTTCACTAAGTGAGAAGGGACaggtgaaagaaagaaagaaggggcAGTATATTCTGAGGTAAGAGATGTGCCTTAAAAACcatacaggaaaaaaaaaatagcattctACTTTCAAATGCTGAAAAAAGcatgataaaaatttcaatcaatAAATGCACTGTAATGAACTGGCAAACAGGACTAATGGCAAACTTGCATGGTAAAAGAGTATCGACATCAGTTTATACATAAGAAATTCATATCCTCATTGGTCTCATTCTAGGCATGACTTTCACCTCACAAAATAAATATCTCAACTTATAGAACTCGTGGTTTCACCCAAAACCTTTACTAATCTGCATAAAAAGCATAAAGTGAAGCACTTCATTATCAAAATGAAATAGCTGCAgcagattaaaaaaaagtttcacCTTCACCATGATGGCCAATATTCCATTGTCAATCTGATTTAACAAAAGAAGGAATCCTGTAAGTCAAAATAAACCGAACAACTATCTAATGCCACATCAAATGATAAAACaatttaccttttcttgaagAAGCATTGACTGATCCTGTTTCCATAAATATGCCAGAGAAACAAGCCCTAACCTTGAACAGACACTTTCCACCAGTAGCCCTTGATAATCAGAAGTTATTGCCCTGGAAGATACCGCCTCAATTGATGGTATCTTCTGTTTAACTTCTTTCAACAACTCATACATATCTTCAACTTCATCCCCAGGAGTCGCTTTGTAGCTAAGCTTCTGGTGCCTGTCTGAGCACATAGTccaaaattaagagaaattatACAAGAAATGGTATGGCTCCGTAGTAATAGTGAAATTCTTCTCTGCAACAGATCAACAGGTTCTTTTGCACTGAGTGAAAAAGCAACCTGGCCAGGTAATTTTTACTAGAATGGAAGATTTATGCTAAGGGGAAGTGGATAATGACAGCTTCAATCATAATGACTAAAGAAATTAATCCAAATCTAGTGATGATGCTTTGCGTAACTCAGTAAACTAGCGGTGTCGGAAAATAAGTTTCAGGAAGAGGCCACTTTAGCATCTTGACTAATCTATGCCCCCAAGCTAATGGACAAGAAGCAAACCCCTTTTCTGAACAGAGATTTGTAAACATCTAATATTTTCAAGCAATAACTATTAATTCTTTTTGCTTAGCCAAGAAGGATAGGTAGGGGCGACCAGCAGTGACTACCCTCATAAGGGTCACCATAAGGGTCCCATACCCATGATAAAATGTTCAGCATTCACCAAACCAAATCATAAGACTACTGATGCAAGTAAGGTTCAACCCTATAACTTGGAGATGGGAATATCAGCATGAGACCAACCATAAATCATTACAACACAGAGAAACTAAAATAATGCATTCTGGCTATCAAACAtatcaaaaaatcaaatgtcCCCTTTAAGCGCAACATGCAAGTCTTAGCAAATTCTTGTTCCTAGTTCTGTGGTCTAATTCGAAAGACCAATACCAGAGAATTCCAGATAATTGTAGCATCTCTATTAACAAAAGCCAAATAAGGAACAAGATGATGCATAGGTACTAAagactcaaaaaagaaaaaaagaagccaacCCTGCACAGGCTCCTAATCATAAAGTTGTTCTGTTGGAAGAAATCAATGGCTAACTTACACTGATCTTAAAAGTCTACACAGTCAACTATAAACCATCATCACTATTTAACAGTAATTTAAATAAGTCAATAGATGGATAGATGGGAGTGCCATAAGACTAGATATTgaggaaacaaatgaaaattacagAAGCATAATTGGTGGAATGGAGCTAGTCATTTTCCACCACTATTATGACACTGAACTTTGGTAGACTACGACATCGACATTGGACAGTCTCTGTCTCTCTTACATGCAAGAACATAGAAGTGCCCGCACATGCACATGGAGGACGTCATTGCACAATCTTATGGCAGGTCCTGTGTAGGTCCTGTTACTTATTTTCATAAATCCAGacttacccaaaaaaagaacaaaaaggttTATATCTTTGAATCCAGCAGCTCACTGTTTTAGCTCAGAACCGCACATTGATTCTCCTTCATGtgttaaaaacagaaaaatgatTAGACAATAGGCACATGTTTGCACACATATACTTCACAGAACTATGTACAACCAAGAGCCAGATGTACAAAAAGAGTTTCTCAATGTGGCATCAACTTCAAAAGAAACTCTGCATAACAATATATTATCATTGTGGGAGTACCAAAGCTATTCAGTCTTGACTCATCAATTAGTTAAATTTGAAACACGGACACAGTTTAAACCATAACAGCATTTCTTccgaaaaatatatattttaccaaaaacagccacacaatttttttgtgaaaaaagcCTCGGTGGAAAGCTGTAATCCAGCTCTgattaacaaaataaagtacAGCATGGGAAAAGTGGCACAGCAAGTACTGCATAAACATCAGAGACACATGAGAACAACGAAAGAAGAAAGCAGAAGGCTTGCACATACCTTGGACTCAGCGACATCCTCAACGATTCTAATTACTGAAATCACAAAGAAATCAACATTATAGAGACTTGA
The sequence above is drawn from the Eucalyptus grandis isolate ANBG69807.140 chromosome 11, ASM1654582v1, whole genome shotgun sequence genome and encodes:
- the LOC108956156 gene encoding diphthine--ammonia ligase-like isoform X1, giving the protein MCSDRHQKLSYKATPGDEVEDMYELLKEVKQKIPSIEAVSSRAITSDYQGLLVESVCSRLGLVSLAYLWKQDQSMLLQEKIDNGILAIMVKVLLGTGGMIFPAWLLLYVEFGRTCLHMQVIEEAT
- the LOC108956156 gene encoding diphthine--ammonia ligase-like isoform X2 — protein: MCSDRHQKLSYKATPGDEVEDMYELLKEVKQKIPSIEAVSSRAITSDYQGLLVESVCSRLGLVSLAYLWKQDQSMLLQEKVLLGTGGMIFPAWLLLYVEFGRTCLHMQVIEEAT